The proteins below are encoded in one region of Sulfolobus islandicus Y.N.15.51:
- a CDS encoding 4Fe-4S dicluster-binding protein — protein MGVKDEVKYVEIVYRGIFQKRLAKYIAEGIVYTAREIGRPALSFGRYGDSPERNGVPAKYYVGIGNGVNEEDLIGYSTRVEPDLVDTIIVLDDTLLKGVESWAWQGVQPINLKLKSNGTMLVTSTKRINELLKMIPKKDFNWTLGVINTEPSFSGLWAFKDDLTMEKVWGGLAKLRPDIIDLDHLIKYVSKKQDANKRISAVKEAYSSVDYRTVMKGEGIDFVYNPPRLLTWHEMLEGTVIPAVPRGKRNELFKRGTTKFERPTVDFDTCIKCKLCWIYCPDECFDETPDGYYDIAYDYCVGCGICADVCPVKDCIVMVDESMFTDYRRPYEMWKENKAKYKEWLKNVRQARKERVYVPGLGR, from the coding sequence ATGGGAGTAAAAGATGAAGTGAAGTATGTAGAGATAGTATATAGGGGTATATTCCAGAAAAGATTGGCAAAATATATTGCAGAAGGAATCGTGTATACTGCAAGGGAAATCGGGAGACCAGCCCTATCTTTCGGAAGATATGGAGATTCTCCAGAAAGGAACGGAGTACCGGCGAAATACTATGTTGGAATAGGAAATGGAGTGAATGAGGAAGACCTTATAGGGTACTCAACAAGAGTAGAGCCTGATCTAGTAGATACCATTATTGTACTAGACGATACCCTATTAAAGGGTGTAGAATCGTGGGCATGGCAAGGGGTACAACCAATCAACCTTAAACTAAAGAGTAACGGGACAATGTTAGTAACCTCTACCAAGAGAATTAACGAATTGTTGAAAATGATACCTAAAAAGGACTTCAATTGGACTCTAGGAGTAATAAATACTGAACCATCATTTTCGGGACTATGGGCATTTAAGGATGATTTAACAATGGAGAAAGTCTGGGGAGGATTAGCAAAGTTAAGACCAGATATAATTGATTTAGATCATTTAATTAAATATGTAAGTAAAAAGCAAGATGCTAACAAGAGAATATCTGCGGTCAAGGAAGCATATTCGTCAGTAGATTACAGAACTGTAATGAAAGGTGAGGGAATAGATTTCGTATATAATCCGCCTAGACTACTAACATGGCATGAGATGTTGGAAGGTACAGTAATTCCCGCAGTTCCTAGAGGAAAGAGAAACGAACTCTTTAAGAGAGGGACTACGAAATTTGAGAGACCTACAGTAGATTTCGACACTTGTATCAAATGTAAGTTATGTTGGATATACTGTCCGGATGAATGTTTTGATGAGACGCCAGATGGATATTACGATATAGCATATGATTACTGTGTAGGCTGTGGCATATGCGCTGATGTATGTCCCGTTAAGGATTGCATAGTAATGGTAGATGAATCGATGTTCACAGATTACAGAAGACCATATGAGATGTGGAAGGAGAATAAGGCAAAGTATAAGGAATGGTTAAAGAATGTAAGGCAAGCTAGGAAAGAAAGGGTTTACGTTCCGGGGTTAGGGAGATGA
- a CDS encoding secondary thiamine-phosphate synthase enzyme YjbQ, producing MKVYFEDIRVSTTRQFELVDITDQVEEIVEKSGVKNGICLIFVAHSTAAIVANEHERGLMEDILTKIKEFTEPSRGWKHNLIDDNAHAHLGATFLGAERVFPVRDGKLVRGTWQNIFLVELDGPRSERHITVEILGE from the coding sequence ATGAAGGTGTACTTCGAGGATATACGCGTCTCTACAACAAGACAGTTTGAATTAGTTGACATTACTGACCAAGTTGAGGAAATTGTAGAGAAGAGCGGTGTAAAGAATGGAATCTGTCTAATTTTTGTAGCACATTCAACTGCAGCTATAGTCGCTAATGAACACGAAAGAGGACTAATGGAAGACATTTTAACTAAGATAAAGGAGTTCACTGAACCTTCACGAGGCTGGAAACATAATCTAATTGATGATAACGCACACGCCCATCTAGGGGCGACCTTTCTAGGGGCGGAAAGAGTGTTCCCAGTTAGAGATGGTAAATTAGTTAGAGGAACGTGGCAAAACATATTCCTAGTTGAGTTAGATGGACCTAGGAGCGAGAGACATATCACAGTTGAGATCTTAGGAGAGTAG
- a CDS encoding L-lactate permease, with protein MYVQPLNPTGNVGLTILASLTPIIILLVLLAGLRITAWLATLIGSIITILVATLVWGAPIVQVSYAWLIGALVGTWAISWIVFWGLTIYNTLVLTGKFDAFRDWIVRNSTNDARVQAIVLAWSLGALFEGLVGFGYPWAFIAPLLIYLGFDDLKALQVSALANNAPVSYGALGTPIIILASVTGLPLLFVSSSVAKVVAILALLPPWILLYLVDKWRGIKEAWPIAILGSLSYILGQYPVASFVGPYLPDITGSLISFVILLLFLRVWRPKRILSLRSIQPNGGDSKKYSKRDVIEALSAFIVLIIVVTLWTGPWSPLTKFSLVTLSQSTYSSLLHKNVAVSFAFNPFVAGTSILVSWIIISLVLRASPKVMGQAIKRSFHQYWGGILTGVFVVGLAYVFNFSGMAYSLAWKTSDLGVAFIIVSPLFGWIGCALSGSNTSTNALFGAFQATTARLAGLPVGLPPALNSVGAELAKPVAPQTASAGVSTTKYVRKEGIVIRKNLPWAIGILIYLMLIGVLYAFLAPSLFVH; from the coding sequence ATGTATGTACAACCCTTAAACCCAACTGGTAATGTAGGGTTAACTATTTTAGCATCTTTAACGCCAATAATTATACTACTCGTATTGTTGGCTGGACTAAGGATAACTGCATGGTTAGCTACGCTCATAGGTTCAATAATAACGATTTTAGTTGCAACCTTAGTGTGGGGAGCTCCCATAGTACAGGTCAGCTATGCATGGCTTATAGGAGCATTAGTAGGAACTTGGGCAATATCTTGGATAGTATTCTGGGGGTTAACAATTTATAATACGTTAGTGCTAACTGGGAAATTTGATGCGTTTAGGGATTGGATCGTAAGAAACTCTACTAATGACGCTAGAGTTCAAGCTATTGTATTAGCTTGGTCTTTAGGAGCCTTATTTGAAGGATTAGTAGGATTTGGATATCCTTGGGCATTTATAGCTCCACTCCTAATATATCTAGGTTTTGATGATCTAAAAGCTCTTCAAGTTTCTGCACTGGCCAATAACGCGCCAGTATCCTATGGTGCATTAGGAACACCGATCATTATATTAGCATCGGTTACCGGATTACCTTTACTGTTTGTATCATCTTCAGTGGCGAAGGTTGTAGCAATTTTAGCTCTATTACCACCTTGGATATTATTATATCTAGTTGACAAATGGAGAGGGATAAAGGAAGCATGGCCAATAGCCATACTAGGCTCATTATCCTACATCTTAGGTCAATATCCGGTAGCGAGCTTTGTTGGTCCTTATTTACCTGACATTACAGGGTCTTTAATATCTTTTGTAATATTACTTTTATTCTTAAGAGTGTGGAGGCCTAAAAGAATACTGAGCTTAAGAAGTATTCAGCCCAATGGTGGGGATAGTAAGAAATACTCTAAAAGAGACGTTATTGAGGCATTATCAGCTTTCATAGTATTGATAATAGTAGTGACTCTATGGACCGGCCCTTGGTCTCCTCTAACTAAGTTTTCATTAGTTACCTTATCCCAGTCAACTTACTCTTCACTTCTCCATAAAAACGTGGCGGTAAGTTTTGCCTTTAATCCTTTCGTAGCAGGTACGTCAATTTTAGTATCATGGATAATCATTTCTCTAGTTTTAAGGGCCTCGCCTAAAGTTATGGGACAAGCTATAAAGAGGTCTTTTCATCAATACTGGGGAGGGATACTAACTGGTGTTTTTGTAGTTGGACTTGCATATGTATTCAATTTCAGTGGAATGGCTTATTCATTAGCTTGGAAAACTAGTGATCTAGGAGTAGCGTTTATAATAGTCTCACCATTATTTGGGTGGATTGGATGTGCACTGTCTGGAAGCAATACTTCAACTAACGCCCTTTTTGGAGCTTTCCAAGCCACAACTGCACGTTTAGCTGGCTTACCCGTAGGATTACCGCCAGCGTTAAACTCTGTCGGTGCAGAGTTAGCTAAACCAGTAGCTCCGCAGACTGCGAGTGCAGGAGTATCTACAACAAAATATGTTCGAAAAGAGGGAATAGTAATTAGGAAAAATCTGCCTTGGGCTATAGGTATATTGATATATCTAATGCTGATAGGAGTACTATACGCGTTCTTAGCTCCATCTCTATTTGTGCATTAG
- a CDS encoding pyruvate ferredoxin oxidoreductase yields the protein MTEVKKLVEKEVLMNGTQAVAHAAMYADVDVVAAYPIRPYTEVMDTISKLIADGELDAEFIVAEGEHGQFETVKHASLVGARTLVGSSGVGWLYGMEAIVVTATDRAPIVAIIGNRALDDPGAYGVEHNDALMVRDVGWLLVWVDTAQEAFDTTLIAYRVAEDQRVLLPLGISMDGGFLTHSEQIVRLPPKELVKNFLPPYNRGKYLVHPDNPITVAPQVNDDWVMEIRRQHEEAMERARGVIVEAYEEFKKVFGRYPGSTNELQMPENPFVEPYMVDDAEVVLIGMGTVSKPMKVAIKSMRRQGYKVGMLRIRWFRPFPTQDVIKYLANSRVVCVVDRDYSMGSPNRGGVIYHEIRSSLYDLDQRPRVMSFIGGLGGREITTQDVKKIIKIGYEHRDTPITKPVYWVGVRGDPW from the coding sequence ATGACAGAGGTCAAAAAATTAGTAGAAAAAGAGGTATTAATGAACGGAACACAAGCAGTTGCTCATGCTGCAATGTATGCAGATGTGGACGTAGTTGCAGCTTATCCAATTAGACCATATACTGAAGTTATGGACACGATCTCTAAATTAATAGCAGATGGTGAATTGGATGCAGAGTTCATAGTTGCTGAAGGAGAACACGGACAGTTTGAAACTGTGAAGCATGCCTCTTTAGTTGGAGCGAGGACTTTAGTGGGAAGTAGTGGAGTTGGGTGGCTTTACGGAATGGAGGCAATAGTGGTTACGGCAACAGATCGTGCTCCAATAGTCGCAATAATAGGGAATAGGGCTCTAGATGATCCTGGAGCTTATGGAGTTGAACACAATGATGCGTTAATGGTAAGGGATGTGGGTTGGTTATTGGTATGGGTGGACACTGCTCAAGAGGCTTTCGATACTACGTTAATAGCTTATAGGGTAGCTGAAGATCAAAGGGTGTTACTACCCTTAGGTATATCTATGGATGGTGGATTTTTGACGCACTCAGAACAAATAGTGAGACTACCTCCTAAGGAACTGGTTAAGAACTTCTTACCGCCATATAATAGAGGTAAGTATTTGGTTCACCCCGATAATCCAATTACTGTAGCTCCTCAAGTTAACGACGATTGGGTTATGGAAATAAGGAGACAACATGAAGAGGCTATGGAAAGGGCTAGGGGCGTAATAGTTGAAGCATATGAGGAATTTAAAAAGGTGTTCGGGAGATATCCAGGTTCAACCAATGAGTTACAAATGCCGGAAAACCCATTTGTAGAGCCGTATATGGTTGATGACGCTGAGGTGGTGTTAATTGGAATGGGAACAGTTTCTAAACCGATGAAAGTCGCGATAAAGAGTATGAGAAGACAAGGCTATAAGGTGGGAATGTTAAGGATAAGGTGGTTCAGGCCATTCCCAACACAAGATGTCATTAAGTATTTAGCAAATTCTAGGGTGGTGTGTGTTGTTGATAGGGATTACTCAATGGGATCGCCAAACAGAGGAGGGGTCATCTATCATGAAATTAGATCTTCACTATATGATCTAGATCAGAGGCCCAGAGTTATGAGTTTCATAGGAGGATTGGGTGGAAGGGAAATAACTACCCAGGACGTGAAAAAAATAATTAAGATAGGTTACGAGCATAGGGATACTCCCATAACGAAACCCGTTTATTGGGTTGGGGTCAGAGGAGACCCTTGGTAA
- a CDS encoding L-lactate MFS transporter — protein sequence MMSNKWLEKGWFRWFLVVAATISMALVSVYEYSWTLYTVPLGKVFNVAPGSAALGLTFTIYIIVQALSMFVAGRIADRYGPRLISMLGGIVTGIGYVSSAFANSLPLLYLTYGFGSIGVGIIYGTAISTAVRWFPDKRGLATGIIEIGFGGGSFALSPLIQYIITSISYRTALVYLGITQLVVITLLAYFFAYPPPQWLPKGFNAEEYERKRKMIKRSKSDFSVSQMVKTWQWWVIYIAFFLIVGSGLSIIGHLIPYGRSLGFSIAAVIAVFLFPFANGLGRFVMGTVSDYLGRPYTMTLSFGISGISMLSVAFIPKIAPLYLALIFLTAFTWGPLFSLFPPLVGDYYGPKHSGANYGLTYTAKALAGIFAGYGASVLFTSYGIKETLVITGLMAIISSILALTLRPPKMPTAQIASTESQRDSIESKTK from the coding sequence ATGATGAGCAATAAGTGGTTAGAGAAAGGATGGTTTAGATGGTTTTTAGTAGTAGCAGCAACTATTTCCATGGCACTTGTTAGTGTGTATGAATACTCATGGACATTATACACAGTACCATTAGGTAAAGTATTTAACGTAGCTCCAGGGTCAGCAGCACTAGGGCTTACATTCACAATATATATTATTGTCCAAGCTCTATCAATGTTTGTTGCAGGTAGGATTGCGGATAGGTATGGTCCTAGACTAATTTCTATGTTAGGTGGGATAGTTACTGGTATTGGATATGTTAGCTCTGCCTTTGCTAATTCCTTGCCGCTACTATATCTTACCTATGGCTTCGGGAGTATAGGAGTTGGTATAATATACGGCACCGCAATAAGCACTGCAGTTAGATGGTTCCCAGATAAAAGAGGTCTAGCAACTGGAATTATAGAAATAGGTTTCGGTGGTGGATCATTTGCATTATCCCCTTTAATACAATATATTATCACTTCAATTAGTTACCGTACTGCATTAGTTTATTTGGGAATTACACAACTAGTAGTTATAACTCTATTGGCATACTTCTTTGCCTATCCTCCTCCTCAATGGTTACCTAAAGGCTTTAATGCCGAGGAGTATGAGAGAAAACGTAAGATGATAAAGAGGAGTAAAAGCGATTTTAGCGTTTCACAGATGGTTAAAACATGGCAATGGTGGGTAATTTATATTGCATTTTTCCTTATTGTAGGATCTGGTCTATCCATAATTGGACATCTAATACCTTACGGTAGATCACTGGGATTTAGTATAGCTGCTGTAATTGCGGTGTTCCTATTTCCCTTCGCTAATGGTTTAGGAAGATTTGTAATGGGTACGGTATCTGACTACTTAGGAAGACCATATACTATGACGCTGTCTTTCGGAATTAGTGGAATCTCCATGCTTTCAGTAGCGTTCATACCAAAGATTGCGCCATTATACCTTGCCTTGATTTTCCTTACAGCATTCACATGGGGTCCGCTATTCTCTTTATTCCCTCCGCTAGTAGGTGATTATTATGGGCCTAAGCACTCTGGAGCTAATTACGGCTTAACCTATACTGCAAAGGCATTAGCGGGTATATTTGCCGGTTATGGTGCATCAGTACTATTCACCTCATATGGCATAAAGGAGACATTGGTCATAACTGGTTTAATGGCCATAATATCTTCAATCCTAGCCTTAACCCTAAGACCACCAAAAATGCCTACTGCACAGATTGCAAGTACTGAGAGTCAGAGAGATAGCATAGAATCTAAAACCAAATAA
- a CDS encoding DUF973 family protein encodes MNQSQYQLAILSATILGTNYSTNSITPNQLSLGYNAIKIDFKTSFTFVSGNIYVIQLTLSNGQTLNISVVYQP; translated from the coding sequence ATGAATCAGTCTCAATATCAGCTAGCAATTTTAAGTGCTACAATATTAGGTACTAATTATTCAACGAATAGTATTACGCCTAATCAGCTTTCTTTAGGTTATAACGCTATTAAAATCGATTTCAAAACTTCATTCACTTTTGTATCTGGTAACATTTACGTTATACAACTAACTTTATCAAATGGACAAACTTTAAACATTAGTGTGGTATATCAGCCTTAA
- a CDS encoding MFS transporter — MVLAAVSLAYLGFNVRVPLMRVVIGKRMSKEELSTYFTITPLFSIVLPLISGFIAQESYTIDFVVAFIFIIIVILILFIIKSIVPLTEEKPITTTSHIPFKEYSKLMREDRSGLILPLLLAVNRFIFGTSFLYIPLYFTEIIKGSLLELGIMLSTETIAISLASSLSKFISDRLGNVTTLVMTRILAAVTYALLYFVKSPVIFILINWVGTLFIAMDNVPEVSVISKTKTANLSMSLIDSVSTLLSISSPIIALYIWVNISPATVFLLSLLVIIPSILMFKYKVD, encoded by the coding sequence ATAGTTTTAGCTGCAGTCTCTTTAGCATATTTAGGCTTTAATGTAAGAGTACCTTTAATGAGAGTTGTAATTGGGAAGAGAATGAGTAAAGAAGAGCTAAGTACCTATTTCACAATAACGCCTTTATTTTCTATAGTATTACCTTTAATTTCTGGTTTTATTGCCCAAGAGAGTTATACAATTGATTTCGTTGTAGCATTTATCTTTATAATAATTGTAATTCTAATCCTATTTATAATAAAGTCTATTGTACCACTAACTGAGGAAAAACCTATAACTACTACTTCTCATATTCCATTTAAGGAGTATTCTAAATTGATGAGAGAAGATAGAAGTGGATTAATCTTGCCCTTGCTGTTAGCTGTGAACAGGTTTATTTTTGGAACAAGTTTTTTGTACATTCCGCTCTATTTTACAGAGATAATAAAGGGAAGTCTACTGGAGTTGGGAATAATGCTTAGTACCGAGACTATAGCCATAAGTTTAGCCTCATCTCTATCAAAGTTCATTTCAGACAGATTGGGTAACGTGACTACGTTAGTAATGACAAGAATTCTAGCCGCTGTAACGTATGCCTTACTTTACTTTGTAAAATCTCCCGTGATCTTTATATTGATAAACTGGGTTGGAACATTATTTATAGCAATGGATAACGTGCCAGAGGTCAGCGTAATCTCTAAGACGAAAACAGCTAATTTATCCATGTCGTTAATTGATTCTGTATCTACATTACTATCAATATCTTCTCCAATAATTGCTCTCTATATTTGGGTAAACATATCCCCAGCTACCGTATTCTTACTCTCCCTTTTAGTAATAATCCCATCAATATTAATGTTCAAATACAAAGTTGATTAG
- a CDS encoding amidase has translation MGIKLPTLEDLREISRQFNLDLEDEELKSFLSLVKLQLESYERLDSLPDYTPRVKYQRTLGRSPVKEENPYGALVWVTSIKGKEEGKLKGKRICIKDNVMVAGIPMLNGSKMLEGFVPNMDATVVSRILDEAGEIVAKTTCEDLCFSGGSHTSYPWPVLNPRNPEYMAGGSSSGSAVAVASGYCDMAVGGDQGGSIRIPSSWVGIYGLKPTYGLVPYTGAFSIEPTLDHLGPMANTVKDIALLLEVIAGRDGLDPRQPDSLPQPPVKPYLNLIDSEIKGIKVGIVKEGFNWPNSEKDVDELVLDSAKKLEDYGIKVEEVSIPLHRMGLDIWTPIGIEGATATMILGSGLGWGRKGLFETQIADLFGNSLKSKARDLPNTVKGVLMLGYFMIRKYNNRYYAKARNLSIMLKEAYDEALRKYDALIMPTTPMKAMRYRSEPSFDEYFIMALGMINNTAPYDVTGHPAMNVPVGYSNGLPVGLMIVGSYFEEDKILKIANMFERMKK, from the coding sequence ATGGGAATTAAGTTACCCACATTGGAGGATTTAAGAGAGATTTCTAGACAATTTAATTTAGATCTAGAGGATGAGGAGTTAAAATCCTTTTTGTCATTAGTAAAACTGCAGTTAGAATCCTATGAGAGGTTAGACTCCTTACCAGATTATACTCCAAGAGTTAAATATCAGAGAACATTAGGTCGATCACCTGTGAAAGAGGAGAATCCTTATGGTGCTTTAGTGTGGGTAACTTCAATAAAGGGTAAGGAAGAGGGTAAGTTAAAGGGAAAAAGGATTTGCATTAAGGACAATGTGATGGTAGCGGGTATACCTATGCTTAACGGATCAAAAATGTTAGAAGGTTTTGTCCCGAATATGGATGCTACTGTAGTTTCAAGGATTCTGGATGAGGCTGGAGAAATCGTAGCTAAGACTACGTGTGAGGATCTATGTTTCTCAGGAGGTAGCCATACGTCTTATCCTTGGCCAGTACTAAATCCGAGAAATCCCGAATATATGGCTGGAGGATCATCAAGCGGTAGTGCCGTAGCAGTAGCTTCTGGCTATTGTGATATGGCTGTTGGAGGAGATCAAGGAGGTTCAATTAGAATTCCCAGTTCGTGGGTTGGGATATATGGACTAAAACCGACTTATGGACTAGTTCCATATACTGGTGCTTTCTCTATCGAGCCCACATTAGATCACCTGGGACCTATGGCTAATACAGTAAAGGATATAGCATTACTTTTGGAGGTAATAGCGGGAAGAGACGGATTAGATCCAAGACAGCCAGATAGTTTACCTCAACCTCCGGTTAAACCTTATTTGAACCTTATTGATAGCGAGATAAAGGGTATAAAAGTAGGTATAGTTAAGGAAGGGTTTAATTGGCCAAATTCGGAAAAGGACGTTGATGAGTTGGTGTTGGATTCTGCTAAGAAGTTAGAAGATTATGGGATTAAGGTAGAAGAGGTCTCCATACCTCTTCATAGAATGGGATTGGATATATGGACTCCCATTGGCATTGAGGGTGCTACAGCCACTATGATATTGGGAAGTGGGCTAGGATGGGGAAGGAAGGGTTTATTTGAGACCCAAATTGCCGATTTGTTTGGGAACTCCTTAAAATCCAAAGCTAGAGATCTTCCTAATACTGTAAAGGGCGTATTAATGCTAGGTTATTTCATGATAAGGAAATATAATAATAGGTATTATGCTAAGGCTAGAAATCTATCAATAATGTTAAAGGAAGCTTATGATGAAGCATTAAGGAAATATGATGCCCTCATAATGCCAACAACTCCTATGAAAGCCATGAGGTATAGGAGTGAACCAAGTTTTGATGAGTATTTCATAATGGCATTAGGAATGATAAATAATACCGCTCCTTATGACGTTACTGGACACCCTGCTATGAATGTACCTGTGGGATATTCGAATGGTTTACCAGTTGGGTTAATGATAGTAGGAAGCTACTTTGAAGAGGACAAGATACTTAAAATAGCTAATATG
- a CDS encoding Lrp/AsnC family transcriptional regulator yields the protein MGVNIIRLDDTDEKILEILRYNAKKSLKELSDELGIPISTVRYRIKRLEDAQIIRGYVAIIDRVNLGLNVSLVMEIETVPYSIKKVAQELGEIPEVVRIYGLDNGPRLHVHMIFKDDASAHQFIANKLYNIKGIKTVSISRIIERYKIDPSVLP from the coding sequence ATGGGAGTTAATATAATAAGACTTGACGATACTGATGAAAAAATACTTGAGATCTTACGCTATAATGCTAAAAAGAGTTTAAAAGAGTTATCGGACGAACTGGGAATACCTATAAGTACCGTGAGGTATAGGATAAAGAGACTGGAAGACGCTCAAATAATAAGAGGATATGTAGCCATAATAGACAGAGTGAACCTAGGTTTAAATGTTTCATTAGTCATGGAAATAGAGACAGTGCCTTATTCCATAAAAAAGGTAGCTCAAGAACTAGGTGAAATACCAGAAGTGGTGAGAATATATGGTTTAGATAATGGGCCTAGATTACACGTACATATGATCTTTAAAGATGATGCAAGTGCACATCAATTTATAGCCAATAAATTGTACAATATTAAGGGAATTAAGACTGTTTCCATTTCAAGAATAATTGAGAGATATAAGATAGACCCCTCGGTATTGCCATGA
- a CDS encoding thiamine pyrophosphate-dependent enzyme, with protein MVEKEMEEKVYKSIIKTIKDTPLEEFYTSGHRTCQGCESALVMRFLAKAAGQRTIVIGATGCMYVANTTYYSTSWIVPWVHTQLGGSGAAALGTAAALRALMRKGKIKQEPINVIAFCGDLGCADMGLSGVSNAMTYDYNLLIVLYDNESAANTDIQETSMTPYGAQTSFSRPGKQRRIMKKRWKKSVVPMIIAGHRNIRYAATMTPAYPLDSINKIKKALAIGGPTFIHSLDPCPKGWDYDPRFSHELGVLAAETGLWPLYEYTDGEIAYNEPTKSIVEGRMKRKPVKEYLEKQGRFSHFTEEDIEHIERMVDEMYEEWEIPGVMPIKSLNVKISDK; from the coding sequence ATGGTTGAAAAGGAAATGGAAGAAAAGGTGTATAAGTCAATTATTAAGACAATAAAAGATACACCACTGGAAGAGTTCTATACATCTGGCCATAGGACTTGTCAAGGATGTGAGTCAGCACTAGTCATGAGGTTTTTGGCTAAAGCTGCCGGACAAAGGACCATAGTTATAGGAGCTACTGGATGCATGTATGTGGCAAATACTACATATTATAGCACGTCATGGATAGTACCATGGGTTCACACGCAATTGGGAGGATCTGGTGCAGCTGCATTAGGTACAGCCGCAGCATTGAGAGCGTTAATGAGGAAAGGAAAAATAAAGCAAGAACCTATAAACGTGATAGCCTTCTGTGGAGATCTAGGATGTGCAGATATGGGTTTGTCTGGAGTTTCAAACGCAATGACGTATGACTATAACTTACTCATAGTACTTTATGATAATGAATCTGCAGCTAACACTGATATTCAAGAGACTAGCATGACACCTTATGGAGCACAGACCTCATTCAGTAGGCCAGGTAAGCAAAGAAGGATAATGAAGAAGAGGTGGAAGAAGAGTGTAGTTCCAATGATAATAGCAGGGCATAGGAACATTAGATACGCCGCTACCATGACCCCAGCCTATCCACTGGATTCAATAAACAAGATCAAGAAGGCATTAGCAATAGGAGGGCCAACTTTCATTCATTCCTTAGATCCATGTCCAAAGGGATGGGATTACGATCCAAGGTTCTCTCATGAACTGGGAGTATTGGCAGCTGAAACTGGACTATGGCCACTATATGAGTATACTGATGGGGAGATAGCGTACAATGAGCCCACAAAGAGTATAGTGGAGGGTAGAATGAAGAGAAAACCGGTAAAAGAGTACTTAGAAAAGCAAGGAAGATTCTCACACTTTACAGAGGAAGACATCGAGCACATAGAAAGGATGGTTGACGAGATGTATGAAGAATGGGAAATCCCCGGAGTAATGCCAATAAAGTCGTTAAATGTAAAGATAAGTGACAAATAA
- a CDS encoding transglutaminase-like domain-containing protein, with the protein MEYLEITDFGRASLSYPAGWHSHLGLYHFRWGKVFLFSFLFATTMTRYKLSAEVSFSRPSEVMGKLYMIPYKDNGQKVLYFDIDYPSFCKVSVNQDRFRNEYLSFDCNPSGYFSISINYEVEIYSFSKFENEENVFLSSSKYVNIDKFRRFNIPYSSLDDLLNKITSFIRGSIKYDKNNSSVKSAFGSLIMGSGVCVNYSHVTLGILRALGIPARYVVGLIPYSTKEAHAWVEIKVNDVWFPVDPTNATKGIQYLKWAIGRDDADVRSKIWYRKPTSFDFSFNWYFR; encoded by the coding sequence ATGGAATATTTAGAAATAACTGATTTCGGTAGAGCTTCCTTATCGTATCCTGCTGGCTGGCATTCCCATCTTGGACTTTATCATTTCAGATGGGGTAAAGTTTTTCTTTTTTCTTTCTTATTTGCAACGACAATGACTAGATATAAGCTATCCGCTGAAGTTTCCTTTTCTAGGCCTAGTGAAGTAATGGGCAAGCTTTATATGATTCCTTATAAGGACAATGGGCAAAAGGTCCTTTATTTTGATATCGATTATCCCTCATTTTGCAAGGTTAGTGTAAATCAAGATAGATTTAGAAATGAGTATTTATCCTTTGACTGTAATCCCTCTGGCTATTTTTCAATTAGTATCAATTATGAGGTCGAAATTTATTCTTTCTCAAAATTTGAGAATGAGGAGAATGTTTTTCTCTCTTCAAGCAAATATGTCAATATTGATAAGTTTAGGAGGTTTAACATACCATATTCCTCACTTGATGACCTCCTAAATAAAATTACGAGTTTTATTAGGGGTAGTATTAAGTACGATAAAAACAATAGTAGCGTTAAATCGGCATTTGGCTCCTTAATTATGGGTTCTGGAGTTTGTGTAAACTATAGCCACGTTACACTAGGAATTCTAAGAGCATTGGGAATTCCTGCTAGATACGTTGTGGGTTTAATTCCATATTCTACTAAGGAAGCTCACGCATGGGTTGAGATTAAGGTTAACGATGTGTGGTTTCCTGTTGATCCCACTAATGCCACTAAAGGAATACAGTATTTGAAATGGGCTATTGGGAGGGATGACGCTGATGTTAGGAGTAAGATCTGGTATCGCAAACCCACAAGTTTTGACTTCTCTTTTAACTGGTATTTCAGATAA